The genomic region TTACTTCCCGTATACGCAGATGTCGATTGGCGGCACGATGACGGTCGAGTTGCGCGCTGGCAGCAGTCCGCTCGCTCTGTTGCCTGAAGCGCGCCGCACAGTGGCCCAGTTTGGCCCGGACATTCCCCTTCTCCAGCCCATGACCCAGCAGGCGCAGATGGAAGAAGGATATTCCGAGGAACAGATGTTCGCCCGCCTCGCTGCGCTCTTCGGATTGCTCGCGGGGCTTCTGGTGGCGGCAGGACTTTACGGAACGGTCGCTTATAAGGTCAGCCGGCGGACGCAGGAGATCGGCATCCGCATGGCGCTTGGCGCCCAGCGGCCGCAGGTGCTCTGGATGATTGTGCGCGAAAGCATCGTGGTGGCGCTTGTCGGCGTGGCGGTTGGATTGCCGCTTGCGCTTGCGGGGGCCAGGCTGCTGGGCTCGATGCTCTTCGGCGTGAAGCCGACGGACCTGCTGTCGATCATCGCCGCTTTGGCCGGGGTCGCTTTGCTGACGATCGCCGCCAGCCTGGTTCCCGCGCGCCGGGCGGCGAAGGTCGATCCGATGGTGGCATTACGCTACGAGTAGCGGCGCGTTTATCGCGCCATTGATGATTGGTGGTTTGCGATTGGGCGATTGCATAAGATTATAAATTATAAATTATGAAGTATGAAATGAAGGGCCGACGTTGGTAGCGCAGACTGCCGCTCTTGCAGTCTGCGGCCTTTGCACTGTCCGGGGTGAGGTCGATGACCGCGAAGAGGAGCTTGGGCCAGCAGTGGAAAGAAAAAATTACGAATTACAAATTACAAGTTACGGTTGCCGAGTCGGCGCGCGTGATGCGGCGTGGTTCCCGACTCAGCACCCACAACTCATGACGCAGAACTGGTCATTGGTAATTCGTAATCTGTAATTGCAGAAAGGCAAAGCATGAGCACTCTAATTCAGGATTTAAAGTACGGCCTGCGCCAACTGGGACGAAGCCCCGGCTTCACCGCTGTTGCCGTTCTCACGCTGGCGCTCGGCATTGGCGCGACATCCGCAATTTTCAGCGTCGTTTACGGTGTTTTGTTGCGGCCGCTGCCTTATCCAAAGCCTGATCGGCTTGTAAGCATCTCAGAAGTTGCGTCGGATGGTCACCTGATGGGCTTTACGGACCCGAACTTCCGCGACCTGCGCGCCATGAACCGCACCCTTTCGGGCATGGCGCTGTGCAAGGCCCTGCCAGTTACAATTTCAGGTCCCTCCGGACCCTCCAGAGTGTTTGTCGCGCTGGTCAGCGCAGATTTCTTCCGCGTGATGGGAGTTGCTCCCTTCCGGGGCCGCAATTTCTCTGCCGATGAGCTGCGCCAGGGAGGCCGGCCCGCGGCGCTTGTCAGTTACGGGTACTGGCGGCAGGAAATGGGCACCTCGGACGATCTCTCACGTTTCGTGCTCTCGGTCGAACGGCACGCTTTCTCGGTTGTGGGCGTCCTGCCGCGGGGCTTCGACTATCCGGCTAATGCAGACCTGTGGATTCCGGCTGAAAGCTTTGGCGAGGGAAGTTCCAGCCGAACTGCGCACAACTGGTCGGAGGCTGTTGCAAGGCTGCGCGATGGCGTAAACGTTGCGCAGGCGCGCGGAGACCTTTCCGGCCTGGCTGACCGCCTCTACCGGGAATACAAACCCGAGATCGACATGACGAATGTCAGTGTGGAGCCGCTGCGCTCGGCGCTCACCGCCAAGGTACGCCCGGCGCTGCTGATCCTGCTTGCGGCCGTAGGCTTTCTGCTTCTCGTGGCATGCGCCAACGTCGCCAATCTGCTGCTGGCGAGGGCCGCAGCGCGCAGGCGTGAACTCGCGGTTCGGTCGGCCCTGGGCGCGGGTCGTGCCCGCCTGGTAAAACAGTTGTTGACGGAATCATTATTGCTGTCGCTCGCGGGAGGCGCGTTGGGAGTCTTGCTCGCCTTCTGGGGTGTGGAAGCCCTGCTGGCGCTCGCACCGCCCGGCCTGCCGCGAATCGAAAACGTTGCCGTGAACCTGCCCGTGCTGGGCTTCGCTTTGGGAATTTCACTGCTAGTGGCACTGAGCCTCGGCATGATTACGGCCTTGCGAGCCACAGCGGCCGGGCCGCAGGCTGCACTCGCTGAAGGCGGCCGCGGAGCCGCCGGCTCATTCGCGTCTCGACGCCTGGCGCGGACCCTGATCGGCGCCCAAATTGGGATCACGCTGGTGATGCTGGCCGGAGCAGGACTTTTGGGCCGCAGCCTGCTGCGCGTGCTTTCCGTCGATCCCGGCTTCCGCACGTCGAATATTGTGAGCATGGAACTCGAAATTCCGGCTTCACGCGGCTCTTCTTCTTTTACCCTTGCCACATCCCCAACAGGCATGGAGCCGGCCCGCTTTATGGAAACTCTCTTTGACCGGCTGCACGCTCTGCCGGGCGTCGAAGAAGTCGGCGGAGTGTCGAACTTACCCCTTGGGGAAGATGGTGACTGCGCCGATGGCAAGTTTCTGCTGCTCGATCACCAGCCTGATCTCAATTTTGCAAATCCGGAAGACGCTGCGCGCCTTGAGCACCTCTGGTCCACGGCTCCCGGTGCGAGTGCGGACTATTGCGTGGCGAGCGCAGGCTATTTTAAGGCGCTCGGCATCCCTCTGCTCAGCGGCCGCATATTCAACGATGGCGATAACGCCACGGCGGAGCAAGTTGCCGTCGTCAGCCAGTCGCTCGCTCGGGCCACCTGGCCCGGCCGGAATCCTCTGGGCCGCACCATCGAATTCGGCAACATGGATGGCGACTTGCGGTTGCTCACGGTGGTCGGAGTGGTCGGCGATGTTCACTATCGAAGTCTTGAAAAGCCGCCAGAGCCCACGGTGTACGTGGATTACCTCCAACGTCTGCGTGGCGGCCGGGATTTTACCGTGGTGATGCGCTCCAGCGCGCCGCCCCCGGAAATGATTTCGGACTCCCGGCGCATCATCCGCGACCTCGCCTCGAGCGCCGTGCCGCGCTTTGAAACTTTTAGGGCCGTTTTCTCCGCTTCGCTCCAGACTCGTCGGTTCAACCTGACGATGGTCAGCATTTTTGCAATTGCGGCATTGCTGCTGGCGGCCGTCGGCATTTTTGGAATGATGGCCTACTGGGTGTCGCAGCGCACGAAGGAGATTGGCATCCGCATGGCGCTGGGAGCCGAACGCAGAGACGTGCTGAAAATGGTTGTCGGGCAGGGTATCAGGCTGGCATTGATTGGCGTCGCGATTGGGATTGGCGGGGCGCTCGCGCTCACGCGATTCCTGTCCAGCCTGCTTTACGACGTCAAGCCGACCGATCCGCTCACATTCGCCGCCGTGTCGCTGATCCTTGTTGCTGTTGCTTTGCTGGCCTGCTACATCCCCGCCCGCCGCGCGGCCAACGTAGATCCGATGGTGGCGCTGAGATACGAGTAGCGGCGCGTTTATCGCGCCATTGATGATTTGTGGTTTGCGATTGAGCGATCGCAGAAGAATTATGAATTATAGATTATGAAATCAGTCAGCCGGTGTTGGCTAAGGAAGAAGCTCCGTGCGCCTCAGTTTCTTCCTTTCATCCTTCATAATTCAGAATTCATAATTTCCGCCCGGCGTCGGTCATTGGTAATTCGTAATTTGTAATTGCAGAAAGGCAAATCATGGGCGCGCTAATTCAGGATTTAAAGTATGGCCTGCGCATGCTGGCAAAAAGCCCCGGCTTCACCGCCGTCGCCGTGCTGACGCTGGCCCTGGGCATCGGCGCGAACACGGCCATTTTTAGCGTAGTGAACGCCGTCCTGCTTCGTCCTCTGCCCTACCATGACCCGGACCGCCTGGTGATGCTCTGGGAGCGCAGCCCAGCCAAAGGCATTGGCCAGGAGACAGTCACGGGGCCCGACTTCATCGACTGGCGGCAACAGAATCATGTTCTGGCGAGCATCGCATATTGGGCCGGCTTCCCCGGGTCCACGGAATTCAATCTCGTTGGCGCCCAAGGCACCAGAAAAGTTGCAGGTATCTACGCTTCCTCCGCTCTCTTCTCAGTCCTGGGCGTGAAGCCC from Terriglobia bacterium harbors:
- a CDS encoding ABC transporter permease — translated: MSTLIQDLKYGLRQLGRSPGFTAVAVLTLALGIGATSAIFSVVYGVLLRPLPYPKPDRLVSISEVASDGHLMGFTDPNFRDLRAMNRTLSGMALCKALPVTISGPSGPSRVFVALVSADFFRVMGVAPFRGRNFSADELRQGGRPAALVSYGYWRQEMGTSDDLSRFVLSVERHAFSVVGVLPRGFDYPANADLWIPAESFGEGSSSRTAHNWSEAVARLRDGVNVAQARGDLSGLADRLYREYKPEIDMTNVSVEPLRSALTAKVRPALLILLAAVGFLLLVACANVANLLLARAAARRRELAVRSALGAGRARLVKQLLTESLLLSLAGGALGVLLAFWGVEALLALAPPGLPRIENVAVNLPVLGFALGISLLVALSLGMITALRATAAGPQAALAEGGRGAAGSFASRRLARTLIGAQIGITLVMLAGAGLLGRSLLRVLSVDPGFRTSNIVSMELEIPASRGSSSFTLATSPTGMEPARFMETLFDRLHALPGVEEVGGVSNLPLGEDGDCADGKFLLLDHQPDLNFANPEDAARLEHLWSTAPGASADYCVASAGYFKALGIPLLSGRIFNDGDNATAEQVAVVSQSLARATWPGRNPLGRTIEFGNMDGDLRLLTVVGVVGDVHYRSLEKPPEPTVYVDYLQRLRGGRDFTVVMRSSAPPPEMISDSRRIIRDLASSAVPRFETFRAVFSASLQTRRFNLTMVSIFAIAALLLAAVGIFGMMAYWVSQRTKEIGIRMALGAERRDVLKMVVGQGIRLALIGVAIGIGGALALTRFLSSLLYDVKPTDPLTFAAVSLILVAVALLACYIPARRAANVDPMVALRYE